Within the Desulfovibrio sp. genome, the region TGGAGTACACTATCTTGCCCACGCTCATGGCGCAGGCCCCGTAGCCGGGCAGGGTGATGCGGTAGGCGTCCAGATTGTCCAGTTCATCCACGACTTCAGGGCCCACATTAAGACGAAGGCTGCCATTGGCGGCGCTCCAGTCCTGGGGGGTGACAGCGCTTTCACTTTCCTGCCAGCCACCGGAGGAAAGGCATTTTCCATCCGAGGCCCGTTGCAGCACAAACACGGGCGAAGACACTTCGCCCGCACCGTCAAATTCAATAATGCCGTAGCCGGGGCCACGTACGGGGTCCACTGCGATACTGGCGCGCATAGTTATCCCTTGAAAACCTGCAAAATATCGCGCAGGCGGTTGTTTTGTTCGGGGTCAAGAGTCTGTTGACCGTCAAAATCCACATTGGCCATGATGCTGTAGGCCAGGGCGCGCAGCCAGTCCGTATACCAGAAGCGGTCATACGGGGTTTCCTGTTCGGCTATGCGCGGCTCGCCGGAGATAACCGGCGGAGGATCAAACAGGCTGACGCTTTTGCCGCCAAAAAGGATGGTGCGCTGGCTCTGGTTTTTGAAGCGGGGGTCAAAGCCCAGCCAGTCCACAAAGGCGTTAATGGCATCGGCGGCAAGGCTGACCTGCTTCCAGATCAGGCGTTCACGGGCGATATTGCTGTAGGACATGCTGCGCCGCAGGCTGTCTTCAAGATTTTCGCGCAAGCGGCACCGTGAAGCGGCCAGAATGATTTCATGGCACAACTGGTCAAGCTCCAGCGCCGGCAAGCCAAGCTGGGCGCGTGCTTCGCCAGAAGCGCCAAGATCTCGCAGGCGGCCTATCCAGTGCTCCATCACGAGTGACGCGAACACGCCAGCCATGTCTCTGGCCTGGGCCGTGTCATTTTCCTGCGCCGGGGGCGCGCTCTCCGTGCTTTCGCCAAAAATGTCGCCAAGAATGTCGTCAGCAGAAACGCGGGTTCCCACCACTTGCAGACTTGCCGCGGTCTGTCCCTGTTCCGGTATTTGCCTGGCGTTGAGGCACAGTTCGTAAAGGTCGTAGTCACGCACCTGCAAGCGGCGCAGAAACTCGCCAAAAAGCTGTTTTTCGGCCAATTTGGCAAGAAGTGTGACAAAGCTTCGTGAAAGTTGCTCCTTCTGGCGGCGCAACTCATCGCGATCGTCTGTGCGGTAAAATGGTGAAAGGCGCGTGACGATCTGTTCTTTTCTTTCGCCAAGGCTCACGCGTATCTGCTGGCGTTTCAGTTCGGGATTGCAGAGGGGGCGCAGGCTGTCGCGCAACAGGCTGACGCCGCCGTCATTGAGCGTCATGGCTGCCTGCCACACCTTGTCGGGCGAGGCCACGTGTTGCTGCACCAGGGGGGACTGCAAGAACGCCTGACGAACCTCTTCCACAAAAACGCGTTGATCTTGCCGTACCCCGGTTTCGCGCCCGCCATCGTAGTCAAAAATGGCTTCGCAGGTGAAGTTGGGGTTACGCAGCAAAAAGACGTTGCTGAAGGGATGGACGCCGTCCCAGTTATCAACCCAGTCATGTACCTGGCCGAAAAACTTGACCAGTGAAGATTCAAGACGGGTGGTCCAGCGTGTTTCCACAGAGGGCGAGCCCTTCTTTTTCTCGAACTCCATATCCATCTTGGTCAGCACAAAGAACAGGGCTGGCGCTTTGCCCGCGCGACTTGCGGGCTTTTCGCCGTGTGTAGAGCAAATCCACTCATAAACGGCATGGGGCAGGTCATGAACTTCCTGCGGGCCAGGCGCAATACACAGAAGCATGCTGGTCAGCTCTTTTTCCTCGCGGTAGCGCTCGAAAAGATAGGCCACCTTGCCGCGCAGAAAAAGCTCCTTGAGCATTTCTTCCTTGCTGGCCAGCGCTTCGCGCAGATCGGGGAACTTGTAGCGCGAGCGGTAGCCTGGGAAGTCCAGCAGGTCTGTGTGGTCAAAAAAATCATCGGGCTTTTCACGCATGAAGATGGTGATCTCTGCCGTCAGGGCCGTGATCACGGCTCGTGGCAAAGTGACCTTGACGCCGCCGGGAGCAAGGATCGGCAGGGAATCGCCCGTCGGGCGCTTCAGCCCGTGCAGACGTTCCACGTCAATGATGCTTCGCTCACGCGGAATAAGGGCGTCAAGAGGGCAGTTCACCTCGGCGGCCCTGCCAAGACTGTGCAGCGCGCCGCACAATTGCAGATAGACTGACTGAAAGTCGTCAATTTCATCCCACACAAGGCCGAACAGACGGGCGCGCCCTTCGAGGCCCAGGCGTGGAGCCAGAGCCGCAGCGCGCGCCCAGTAGCCGTTCTGAAGCATCTGCACGCGCGGACGGGAACTGAAGTTCTTGTTCACATAGTCGCGCAGGTCTTCAACATCGTCGACGTCAAGGCTGCCTTCAACGGGCGCGGCAGGAGCGCTTGCTTCCAGTTGGTCAAGGGTTTTTACCAGAGCCTCTGCGCTGGGGGCGTCCTTATGTTCGCAGTCGGAGTAGTAGGTATTGGCCAGCACTCGGGCCACGTCCGTTTCAGACAGCAGGCGCAGGCGAATGGGAAACTCCGGCGTAAGGCCTTCTGGCTGCGTTGTGGTAAAGCGCGTCACAAGCCCTGTGGATTCCTTGCCGCCTTCTGGATTGATTTTTTTGAGAAAATCCTGGGTTTCACCACAAAAGTCGGCCAGCAATGCTCCGTTGGCATCGCTTGCCAGAGCGGAGATAAGGTAGGATTTACCCGACTGGCTGGGCCCGAAGACGCCAGCGCACATCTTGCGTTCCGCTGCCTGACTGCATTTGCTGAAAAAGCGGCCCGCGTGGCGCATATCCTTGAGCAGGGACGCTTTTTCGCCGCCCACCATGTCGGCGTTATCCTGAAGCCATGTTCCGGCCTTACGGGCGGTATCTGCCAGCTGGCGGCATTGCTGGGCGAGGTCCATATCTTGCTGCATAACCATATATACTTGCCTCACTTAACCGGCATCAGTCACAATGCCTGTGTCCAGCCAGTAGCCTTCATCCAGTTTCAGCGTCTGCAGGCGTATCTCGAGATCACGCCTGTCAACGCCACGGCCTTGATTATCCACAATGGAAATGATGCTGAATTCGCCCTCGCTACGATCTTTTTCATCATCCGTTCGAGGGGCATCATCCCACACGTCATCAACAGTGAGGCGAACTTCCACTTCATAGGGCAGGCGGCCAGAAGCCCTGGCGCGCGCGTCCTCATTGGCAAATGCCAGCAGATGATAGCGGGTGGTGGGCCAGCGTTCGGCGTCCAGTTGTCGGTACCCGATGGACAAGGGGCCGCTGAAGGCTACCTTGCGTATCTGCTCGGTGCCCTCATTGCTGTCCACATCAACGGTAAACCAGACCTTGGGTTTTTTGAGCTGGCTGTTGATGTCCATCTCGCCAATGTAGCGAGCCGTTGAGGTAAGATGCAAGGCCCCGGTGTCAAAGGAGAAACCTTCAAGATGCCCGTCTGCCAGGGCGCAAAGAATGGCCCCCACAACCACAGTGGTCTTGGGATCGGTGATGCGGCCCTGCGCGTCGGCAAAGGGATACCACGATCCGGCGTGGTAACTGCGCATGGGGATTATCCTGTCCGGCGGAACGGGCAGCTTGGCCAGGACGGACGCAACCACGCCGTTCCAGGCGCTTGGCCGCCCGGTGAGCAGCAAAACGTCGCAGTCGTACATGTGTACGACCTCGCACAGGGCAGACAGCGTGGGGCCCAGGGTGGAGCGTATGGTCACGTCCACGGCAG harbors:
- a CDS encoding putative virulence factor — its product is MVMQQDMDLAQQCRQLADTARKAGTWLQDNADMVGGEKASLLKDMRHAGRFFSKCSQAAERKMCAGVFGPSQSGKSYLISALASDANGALLADFCGETQDFLKKINPEGGKESTGLVTRFTTTQPEGLTPEFPIRLRLLSETDVARVLANTYYSDCEHKDAPSAEALVKTLDQLEASAPAAPVEGSLDVDDVEDLRDYVNKNFSSRPRVQMLQNGYWARAAALAPRLGLEGRARLFGLVWDEIDDFQSVYLQLCGALHSLGRAAEVNCPLDALIPRERSIIDVERLHGLKRPTGDSLPILAPGGVKVTLPRAVITALTAEITIFMREKPDDFFDHTDLLDFPGYRSRYKFPDLREALASKEEMLKELFLRGKVAYLFERYREEKELTSMLLCIAPGPQEVHDLPHAVYEWICSTHGEKPASRAGKAPALFFVLTKMDMEFEKKKGSPSVETRWTTRLESSLVKFFGQVHDWVDNWDGVHPFSNVFLLRNPNFTCEAIFDYDGGRETGVRQDQRVFVEEVRQAFLQSPLVQQHVASPDKVWQAAMTLNDGGVSLLRDSLRPLCNPELKRQQIRVSLGERKEQIVTRLSPFYRTDDRDELRRQKEQLSRSFVTLLAKLAEKQLFGEFLRRLQVRDYDLYELCLNARQIPEQGQTAASLQVVGTRVSADDILGDIFGESTESAPPAQENDTAQARDMAGVFASLVMEHWIGRLRDLGASGEARAQLGLPALELDQLCHEIILAASRCRLRENLEDSLRRSMSYSNIARERLIWKQVSLAADAINAFVDWLGFDPRFKNQSQRTILFGGKSVSLFDPPPVISGEPRIAEQETPYDRFWYTDWLRALAYSIMANVDFDGQQTLDPEQNNRLRDILQVFKG